A genomic region of Polyangiaceae bacterium contains the following coding sequences:
- the pnp gene encoding polyribonucleotide nucleotidyltransferase, which translates to MYVRESVMVGDRALTLETGRLAKQAHGSILITYGETMVLVTAVSQEERQGIDFFPLTCEFVEKTYAAGKIPGGFFKREARQRDEEILACRIMDRPLRPLFPDGFKRDTQIIATVLSSDKQNKADVLALTGASAALHISDIPWNGPIAGIRVGRKNGEFIAYPTVSEIEECDIDLVVACSRDAIVMVEGGASEATENDIIDALMFAHQSCQPVIDLIERMRAAVGKAKKPFVAAQLEDDIKKRVAALVDDDLSRATRVTDKKARYEGYSALKKKLGETLLAEIGAEKYLANEKLIKAEFEERKAHVVRSYVLEEGKRIDGRDTRSIRPIMSEVGLLPRVHGSALFQRGETQAVVTTTLGTSTDEQKIDSLMGESWKRFYLHYNFPPFSTGEIKPLRGPGRREIGHGALAERALARMIPPQEQFPYTIRIVSETLESNGSSSMAAVCGGCLSLMDAGVPVKAPVAGIAMGLIAEGPKYAILSDILGDEDHLGDMDFKVCGTARGVTAIQMDIKIAGLSRSILQQALDQAREGRIHILGKMLEALPAPRPELSQYAPRITTIKVKPDQIRLIIGPGGKTIKGIVDQTGVAIDVEDDGTVNVASADSDAVKRALDIIKGLTAEPEVGATYKGTVKRITDFGAFVEILPGIDGLVHISELAHTRVERVEDVVKEGDVTEVKVVSVDREGKIRLSRREVMPLPEGEAGVQAKARMDQARERDASGPPPRRPDGPRGDGPPRDRPSRDRGDRPPMRDRGDRPPRDRR; encoded by the coding sequence ATGTACGTTCGGGAATCCGTCATGGTCGGCGATCGAGCCCTCACGCTCGAGACAGGTCGGCTGGCCAAGCAGGCGCATGGCTCCATTCTGATCACTTACGGCGAGACGATGGTTCTCGTCACCGCCGTGTCGCAAGAGGAGCGGCAAGGCATCGACTTCTTCCCCCTCACTTGCGAGTTTGTCGAGAAAACTTACGCGGCCGGCAAGATTCCGGGCGGGTTTTTCAAGCGTGAAGCTCGTCAGCGCGACGAAGAAATTCTCGCGTGCCGCATCATGGACCGCCCCCTCAGGCCTCTGTTTCCCGATGGGTTCAAGCGGGACACGCAGATCATCGCGACGGTCTTGTCGAGCGACAAGCAGAACAAGGCGGATGTCCTTGCGCTGACCGGTGCGAGCGCTGCGCTTCACATCTCGGACATTCCGTGGAACGGCCCCATCGCGGGCATTCGCGTGGGTCGCAAGAATGGCGAATTCATTGCGTACCCCACGGTTTCCGAGATCGAAGAGTGCGACATCGACCTCGTCGTTGCGTGTTCACGTGATGCCATCGTGATGGTCGAAGGTGGAGCGAGCGAAGCGACCGAGAACGACATCATCGATGCGCTCATGTTCGCGCATCAATCCTGCCAGCCGGTCATCGACCTCATCGAACGTATGCGTGCGGCCGTTGGCAAAGCGAAGAAGCCGTTCGTCGCAGCGCAACTCGAGGACGACATCAAGAAGCGCGTCGCAGCATTGGTCGATGATGATCTGTCGAGGGCCACGCGCGTCACTGACAAGAAGGCCCGCTACGAAGGGTACAGCGCGCTGAAGAAGAAGCTTGGCGAGACGCTTTTGGCCGAGATTGGCGCCGAGAAGTACTTGGCCAACGAAAAGCTCATCAAGGCCGAATTCGAGGAGCGCAAGGCGCATGTCGTGCGCAGCTACGTGCTCGAAGAGGGCAAGCGCATCGATGGTCGTGACACGCGTAGCATCCGCCCGATCATGAGCGAAGTTGGGCTGCTGCCGCGTGTACACGGTAGCGCGCTCTTCCAGCGTGGCGAAACTCAAGCGGTCGTCACGACGACGCTCGGTACGTCCACGGACGAACAGAAGATCGACAGCTTGATGGGTGAGAGCTGGAAGCGGTTCTACCTCCACTACAACTTCCCGCCCTTCTCGACGGGTGAAATCAAGCCGCTTCGAGGTCCTGGTCGTCGCGAGATCGGTCACGGTGCTCTCGCCGAACGAGCGCTCGCGCGCATGATTCCTCCGCAAGAGCAGTTCCCCTACACGATCCGCATCGTCAGCGAGACGCTCGAATCGAACGGTTCGTCATCGATGGCTGCGGTGTGTGGCGGTTGTCTCTCGCTCATGGACGCTGGTGTTCCTGTGAAAGCGCCCGTTGCAGGTATTGCGATGGGGCTCATAGCCGAGGGGCCGAAGTACGCGATTCTCAGCGACATCCTTGGTGATGAAGATCATCTCGGCGACATGGACTTCAAGGTGTGCGGCACGGCGCGTGGCGTGACGGCCATTCAGATGGACATCAAGATCGCTGGTTTGTCTCGGTCGATCTTGCAACAAGCGCTCGATCAGGCGCGCGAAGGCCGCATCCACATTCTTGGCAAGATGCTCGAAGCGCTCCCGGCGCCTCGTCCGGAGCTCAGTCAGTACGCGCCGCGCATCACGACCATCAAGGTCAAGCCGGACCAGATTCGGCTCATCATTGGGCCTGGTGGCAAGACCATCAAAGGCATCGTCGATCAAACGGGCGTCGCGATCGATGTCGAGGACGACGGTACGGTCAACGTGGCATCTGCCGATTCGGATGCCGTCAAGAGGGCGCTCGACATCATCAAGGGGCTCACGGCCGAACCTGAAGTTGGTGCGACGTACAAGGGCACCGTCAAGCGCATCACGGACTTCGGTGCGTTCGTTGAAATCCTTCCGGGCATCGATGGCCTCGTGCACATCTCCGAGCTTGCGCACACGCGTGTCGAGCGTGTCGAAGACGTGGTGAAGGAAGGCGACGTGACCGAGGTGAAGGTCGTGAGCGTCGATCGCGAGGGCAAGATTCGGCTGAGCCGTCGTGAGGTCATGCCGCTTCCCGAAGGTGAAGCTGGCGTGCAAGCGAAGGCGCGCATGGATCAAGCGCGCGAGCGCGATGCGTCGGGTCCCCCGCCGCGCCGACCTGACGGCCCGCGTGGTGATGGCCCGCCGCGAGATCGACCGTCGCGCGATCGCGGCGACCGTCCGCCAATGCGTGACCGGGGCGATCGTCCACCGCGCGATAGGCGGTGA
- the lysA gene encoding diaminopimelate decarboxylase: protein MLMRDARGAATMNGLRLEDVLRQSSSRRTASSESYEPVRTEQAARTPAYVYDLDAITDAARALIAGFDGTPHLVAYAVKANTAGPIVKALGRVGCGAEVVSGSELMVALGCDIAADAILFSGVAKTNVEIDQAIGAGDRGILALQLESVEEIPRVVARAKALGRKARVSIRVNPDILADTHAHVATGHDEAKFGIAIEDLESAFAAIDSAPNEIELVGIGCHIGSQMTKVDEYVASAEVVLGLVARRQKVRALELVDFGGGFGIDYGAGCPAKPADFARAVAQLVRQSGLGGLRIVVEPGRCLVAPFGVLCASVLMTKQSRSKGITRRWMMIDAGMNDLIRPALYAAKHRIEPIDALPAVEGTGVPMRVVGPVCESSDDFGEHAFCEPLPSTVVIRDAGAYGYVMASEYNGRALPAEMFLSGGKVVAVHESRTREEWAASRIF from the coding sequence ATGCTGATGCGTGATGCGCGCGGAGCCGCAACGATGAACGGCCTGCGTCTGGAAGACGTGCTGCGTCAATCAAGCTCGAGACGGACTGCGAGCTCGGAATCCTACGAACCCGTACGAACGGAACAAGCTGCACGTACCCCCGCGTACGTGTACGACCTCGATGCAATCACCGATGCAGCACGTGCGCTCATCGCTGGCTTCGATGGAACACCGCATCTCGTTGCGTATGCCGTGAAGGCCAACACGGCGGGACCCATCGTGAAGGCGCTTGGACGCGTAGGTTGTGGGGCCGAGGTCGTTTCGGGATCGGAGCTGATGGTGGCGCTCGGGTGTGACATTGCCGCCGATGCCATCCTGTTCAGCGGTGTGGCCAAGACAAACGTCGAAATCGACCAGGCCATTGGCGCGGGAGACCGCGGGATCCTGGCGCTTCAGCTCGAAAGCGTGGAGGAGATCCCGCGCGTCGTTGCTCGTGCAAAGGCGCTGGGACGCAAGGCGCGTGTATCGATACGCGTGAATCCGGACATCCTTGCGGACACGCACGCGCACGTCGCGACGGGCCACGACGAAGCGAAGTTCGGGATCGCGATCGAGGATTTGGAATCCGCGTTTGCAGCGATCGACAGCGCTCCGAACGAGATCGAGCTCGTGGGCATCGGTTGCCACATCGGCTCGCAAATGACGAAAGTGGACGAGTACGTCGCGTCAGCGGAGGTCGTGCTGGGTCTCGTGGCTCGGCGGCAGAAGGTGCGGGCGCTCGAGCTCGTGGATTTTGGTGGCGGGTTTGGCATCGATTACGGCGCAGGTTGTCCTGCCAAACCAGCGGATTTTGCGCGGGCGGTTGCGCAACTGGTCAGGCAGAGCGGACTCGGTGGCCTGCGTATCGTGGTCGAGCCGGGGCGCTGTCTCGTTGCGCCGTTCGGGGTGCTTTGCGCGTCGGTGTTGATGACGAAGCAGTCACGCAGCAAGGGGATCACGCGGCGCTGGATGATGATTGATGCGGGCATGAACGATTTGATTCGGCCAGCGCTGTACGCGGCCAAGCATCGCATCGAGCCGATCGACGCGCTGCCTGCGGTGGAAGGAACCGGCGTGCCGATGCGCGTCGTGGGTCCCGTGTGCGAGAGCTCGGACGACTTTGGGGAACATGCATTCTGCGAGCCGCTGCCGAGCACGGTGGTCATTCGTGACGCCGGTGCGTACGGCTATGTGATGGCCAGCGAGTACAACGGACGCGCGTTGCCGGCGGAGATGTTCCTATCGGGCGGAAAGGTCGTGGCCGTGCACGAGAGCCGCACGCGGGAGGAATGGGCGGCGTCGCGGATATTTTGA
- the ruvX gene encoding Holliday junction resolvase RuvX has product MQDRPRRPRACALDLGKARVGVAIADELGLLAHVRPPLDGRDKKGLLEALRELVREEGVELFIVGLPLDMSGMAGPMAAKVEALAREIHAATGVPVELYDERWTTVEASRRLRQGGVEGRRQKGLVDGVAAAVMLQSWLDRAAYVGTSEGFSDMPLPAPMGQGGDRSSRRRR; this is encoded by the coding sequence ATGCAAGACCGTCCTCGGCGCCCACGTGCCTGTGCTCTCGACCTGGGCAAAGCTCGGGTTGGCGTGGCCATTGCCGACGAACTGGGGCTTCTGGCGCATGTTCGCCCTCCGCTCGATGGCCGTGACAAAAAGGGACTTTTGGAGGCTTTGAGGGAGCTCGTTCGCGAGGAAGGGGTGGAGCTGTTCATCGTGGGCCTGCCGCTCGACATGTCTGGAATGGCCGGACCGATGGCGGCGAAGGTCGAGGCGCTTGCGCGAGAGATTCATGCGGCGACGGGGGTGCCGGTGGAGCTTTACGACGAACGGTGGACGACGGTGGAGGCTTCGCGGAGGTTGCGGCAGGGTGGTGTGGAGGGGCGCCGGCAAAAGGGCCTCGTCGATGGAGTGGCCGCGGCGGTGATGCTTCAGAGCTGGCTGGATCGGGCTGCTTACGTGGGCACATCCGAGGGTTTTTCGGACATGCCGCTGCCGGCTCCGATGGGGCAGGGTGGGGACAGGTCGTCTCGGCGGCGTCGCTGA
- a CDS encoding histidine--tRNA ligase, with product MELRAVKGMNDILPDEAARWQRLESAFRSHVAHYGYDEVRTPLLEHTTLFTRQIGETTDVVEKEMYSFERHGDALTVRPEGTAGAARAYVEHHVHAREPVSRWYYMGPMFRGERPAKGRYRQFYQAGCEVFGDPGPLVDAEMIEMVHAYLTRGLGIGNIEVRLNSLGAAGTRARYASTLRDFFEPRKDKLSEDSQRRLEKNALRILDSKDPRDREQLEGAPSILSILDEADLAHFDAVKRFLDDMGVPYVVDAKLVRGLDYYTRTLFELVTTTGDLGAQSTLVGGGRYDNMVAELGGPNVPAIGFAMGIERLLTLIPADVSRDKPAVYIAPLSPACASKALVLGRDLRRLGVRTEVDGRGGKIKAMLRRADSLGARWCVILGEGELERGVATVKDLAGHSQSEVPLERAAASLAEQVEKAPPIEHRQDKA from the coding sequence ATGGAGCTTCGCGCAGTCAAAGGAATGAACGACATCCTGCCGGACGAGGCGGCACGATGGCAGCGACTCGAGTCGGCGTTCCGAAGCCACGTGGCGCACTACGGCTACGATGAAGTGCGCACGCCGCTGCTCGAGCACACCACGCTCTTCACGCGGCAAATCGGCGAAACGACCGACGTCGTCGAGAAGGAAATGTACTCCTTCGAAAGGCACGGCGACGCGCTCACGGTTCGCCCAGAAGGCACCGCCGGCGCCGCACGCGCCTACGTCGAGCATCACGTGCACGCGCGCGAACCCGTGTCGCGTTGGTACTACATGGGACCCATGTTCCGCGGCGAACGACCCGCCAAAGGACGCTACCGGCAGTTTTACCAAGCAGGCTGCGAAGTCTTCGGCGATCCCGGTCCGTTGGTCGACGCCGAGATGATCGAGATGGTGCACGCGTACCTCACGCGAGGCCTCGGCATCGGCAACATCGAAGTGCGCTTGAACTCGCTCGGAGCCGCTGGAACACGCGCGCGTTACGCATCCACACTGCGCGACTTCTTCGAACCTCGGAAAGACAAACTCAGCGAAGATTCACAGCGGCGCCTCGAAAAAAACGCGCTCCGCATCCTCGATTCCAAGGACCCGCGCGACCGCGAACAACTCGAAGGCGCACCGTCGATCCTCAGCATTCTCGACGAAGCAGACCTTGCGCACTTCGATGCTGTGAAACGCTTCCTCGACGACATGGGCGTGCCGTACGTCGTCGATGCGAAGCTCGTCCGCGGCCTCGACTACTACACGCGAACCTTGTTCGAGCTCGTCACGACGACAGGTGACCTTGGTGCACAAAGCACGCTTGTCGGCGGAGGTCGTTACGACAACATGGTCGCCGAGCTTGGTGGACCAAACGTTCCGGCGATCGGTTTCGCGATGGGCATCGAGCGACTTCTGACGCTCATCCCGGCAGATGTTTCTCGAGACAAACCAGCGGTGTACATCGCGCCGCTTTCGCCTGCATGCGCGAGCAAGGCGCTCGTGCTGGGGCGCGATCTCAGGCGGCTTGGCGTGCGCACGGAGGTCGACGGACGTGGCGGGAAGATCAAAGCGATGTTGCGTCGTGCCGATTCACTTGGCGCAAGGTGGTGTGTGATTCTCGGCGAGGGAGAGCTCGAGCGCGGCGTTGCGACGGTGAAGGATCTCGCGGGTCACTCGCAGTCGGAGGTGCCGCTCGAACGTGCAGCGGCGAGTTTGGCGGAGCAGGTAGAGAAGGCTCCACCCATTGAACATCGGCAGGACAAAGCGTGA
- the pyk gene encoding pyruvate kinase, translating to MHVRRAKIVCTIGPSSEDKPALEQLIRAGMDVARLNFSHGSHEEHARRFQAVRAAAEACDKPVAILQDLCGPKIRAGRFEGGTMDVPTDASIALVEVSKEQPFAGPGEMPVMYEGLCEDLQPGDIVLIDDGRMVLTVTKVDGRRVHAAATQGGQLRDRVGVSLPARRIRLASLTDKDKADLSFGLSLGIDYVALSFVKTADDIRLVRDICDAWGRPTPIVAKIETPAAVENLESIIQATDAVMVARGDLGVEFNPERVPVIQREILGLARTHQKPVIVATEMLQSMVTQSRPTRAEASDVATAVFEGTDAVMLSAETATGAHPPLVARVMSRIITEAEQSQFFRPLSSEMPGKRANINESVARNGCDIARDIGARVIVAFTESGSSALFASKHRPVVPIIAFSPNAATRRRLALLWGVVPWPIDKVTSADEMVDRASMLLLAHGFVSPGDKFVAIFGAPIGVRGSTNSIRVKVVE from the coding sequence GTGCATGTACGCCGCGCCAAGATCGTTTGCACCATCGGCCCTTCCTCGGAAGACAAGCCCGCCCTCGAGCAGCTCATTCGGGCGGGTATGGATGTTGCGAGGTTGAATTTTTCCCACGGCTCGCACGAAGAGCACGCTCGCCGGTTCCAAGCCGTGCGGGCAGCGGCCGAGGCCTGCGACAAACCCGTCGCCATCCTGCAGGACCTGTGCGGACCCAAGATTCGCGCCGGGCGCTTCGAGGGAGGAACGATGGACGTCCCAACGGACGCATCGATCGCCCTCGTGGAGGTTTCAAAAGAACAACCCTTCGCTGGACCGGGCGAAATGCCCGTCATGTACGAAGGGCTGTGTGAAGATTTGCAACCTGGCGACATCGTCCTCATCGACGACGGCCGCATGGTTTTGACCGTCACGAAAGTCGACGGCAGGCGAGTGCACGCGGCAGCGACACAAGGCGGACAACTTCGCGACCGCGTAGGCGTGAGCTTGCCGGCGCGTCGCATACGACTCGCATCGCTCACCGACAAGGACAAGGCCGACCTCTCCTTCGGCCTGTCGCTCGGCATCGATTACGTCGCGCTCTCGTTCGTGAAAACCGCCGATGACATTCGGCTCGTGCGCGACATTTGCGACGCTTGGGGCAGGCCCACGCCCATCGTTGCAAAAATCGAAACACCCGCTGCCGTCGAGAACCTCGAATCAATCATCCAAGCAACGGATGCCGTCATGGTGGCGCGCGGGGACCTTGGCGTTGAGTTCAACCCGGAACGAGTTCCGGTCATCCAGCGAGAGATCCTCGGTCTCGCACGCACGCATCAAAAACCCGTCATCGTTGCAACCGAGATGCTCCAGTCGATGGTCACGCAATCGCGTCCGACGCGCGCTGAAGCAAGCGACGTTGCAACGGCCGTCTTCGAAGGAACGGATGCCGTCATGCTTTCCGCGGAAACGGCGACGGGAGCTCATCCGCCGCTCGTCGCTCGCGTCATGAGCCGCATCATCACCGAGGCCGAGCAGAGTCAGTTTTTCCGTCCTCTGTCGAGCGAAATGCCCGGCAAGCGCGCGAACATCAACGAGTCCGTCGCACGCAATGGTTGTGACATCGCGCGAGACATCGGGGCGCGCGTCATCGTCGCGTTCACCGAATCGGGCAGCAGCGCCTTGTTTGCTTCCAAGCACCGTCCGGTCGTTCCGATCATCGCGTTTTCTCCGAACGCGGCCACACGCAGGCGCCTTGCGCTTTTGTGGGGCGTCGTCCCTTGGCCAATCGATAAAGTCACGAGCGCAGACGAGATGGTCGACCGGGCGAGCATGTTACTCTTGGCGCACGGATTCGTTTCTCCGGGTGACAAGTTCGTCGCCATCTTCGGCGCCCCCATCGGCGTCAGAGGCTCGACCAATTCCATCCGCGTCAAGGTCGTTGAATGA
- the rpsO gene encoding 30S ribosomal protein S15, whose amino-acid sequence MLHPIHKASIIEKYGTKEGDTGSPEVQIALLSERITQLTEHFKTHKKDHHSRRGLLKLVSQRRRQLDYLKRIDIDRYRTLIGKLNIRK is encoded by the coding sequence ATGCTGCATCCCATTCACAAAGCATCGATCATCGAGAAGTACGGCACCAAAGAGGGCGACACGGGGTCTCCCGAGGTGCAGATCGCGCTGCTCAGCGAGCGCATCACGCAACTGACCGAGCACTTCAAGACGCACAAGAAGGACCACCACTCGCGTCGTGGTCTGCTCAAGCTCGTCAGCCAGCGCCGCCGCCAGCTCGACTACTTGAAGCGCATCGACATCGACCGTTACCGCACGCTCATCGGCAAGCTCAACATCCGCAAGTAA